The Sinomicrobium kalidii genome contains a region encoding:
- a CDS encoding efflux RND transporter permease subunit — protein MDNKKIDKEFAPSSWAINNRTIIYVVIAIFFFMGLSAYYTMPRESFPEIKETKIYISSLYPGNTAEDIEKLITDPLEKELRNVSNVVEITSTSQEDYSIITVEFDEDIAVDAAKQKVKDKVDSEKADEDWPTFNGAKVEPNVFDLNFSEEVPILNVNIKGDYPVERLKDFAEYLEDEIETLQEIKQVDIRGAQDKEVEVAVDIYKMMAAKVSFDDVINTINGGNATISGGNLITSGQRRTIRVLGEIEDPKELQNFVVKSEDGAIYLRDIAEISFKEEDRTTFAREFGENVVMLDVKKRAGKNLIDATQGIYSIVDDTQENYLPKDVQLSITNDQSTQTLNQVDDLVNNIIFGVILVVGVLMFFLGFRNALFVGFAIPMSMLMSFMIAQTLGFTMNTMVLFALVMGLGMLVDNGIVLVENVYRLMEEEGMNRIEAAKKGIGEIALPIIVSTATTVAAFIPLGMWPGVMGEFMIYFPMTLSIVLGSSLFVAIFMNSMLVSNFMEITNRILSRKQLIRLSVILGGLGILLIFMKGAARGVGTLMIVTAAMFWIYKYFIKKLANRFQRVFLIWLEDKYKSFLTFALRGWHPYAFVGGTILLLFFSFVLVGIAGPKVEFFPDNKPNQIIVYIEYPQGTDIDKTNAITKEIEQDVYSVLNAPRFMDGDYNYMVESAVSQVGEGAGNPETDGGSSAEMPHKGKVTVTLREFKYRRGQDSEELRKDVQEKLAGKYPGVSISVEKDAVGPPAGYPINIEIKGEDYAELVHTAERMRDFINEKSISGIEELKIDVNRNKPVMEVTVDREKAGELGVSAGQVGTQLRRALFGEKAGVYKKEGEDYDINVRFNEENRYNTSALFNQKVTFRDAATGQVKEIPIAAVVTRRNTASFSAIKHRNLKRLVTVYSAVLPGYNANEIVSQLKSELKNFELPDRNTSYAFTGEMEEQEENMKFLLGALASGLGLIMLLLIFQFGSISKPSIIMLAIFLSFIGVLFGLVIFNMTFVIIMTMMGIISLAGIVVNNGVVLLDYTQLLIDRKKHELNMPESSVLSKDHLIESVVNGGKARLRPVILTAITTVLGLIPLAIGLNIDFFSLFSNWDPKIYLGGDNVIFWGPLAWTVIFGLTFATFLTLIIVPVTFYLVSRFKTWLLGKRKKNGNNNDIPEDTEPSPSA, from the coding sequence ATGGATAATAAAAAAATAGATAAAGAATTTGCCCCGTCGTCATGGGCGATCAACAACAGGACCATCATATATGTCGTTATCGCAATTTTCTTCTTCATGGGGCTATCGGCATACTACACCATGCCCCGGGAGAGTTTTCCTGAAATCAAGGAAACCAAGATATACATCAGCTCCCTGTATCCGGGCAACACTGCCGAAGATATAGAAAAGCTTATTACCGACCCGCTGGAAAAGGAATTGCGGAATGTGAGCAATGTGGTAGAGATCACTTCCACATCACAGGAAGACTATTCCATAATTACCGTAGAATTCGATGAAGACATCGCCGTAGATGCCGCCAAACAGAAAGTAAAGGACAAGGTGGATTCGGAAAAGGCCGATGAAGACTGGCCCACTTTCAACGGGGCTAAGGTAGAGCCCAATGTGTTTGACCTCAACTTTTCAGAAGAGGTCCCCATACTGAACGTCAATATAAAAGGGGACTACCCGGTAGAAAGACTAAAGGATTTTGCCGAATACCTGGAAGATGAAATAGAGACCCTGCAGGAGATAAAACAGGTGGATATCCGCGGGGCACAGGACAAGGAAGTAGAAGTTGCCGTGGACATTTATAAAATGATGGCGGCCAAGGTGAGTTTTGACGACGTCATAAACACCATTAACGGCGGAAATGCCACTATATCGGGAGGAAATCTCATAACCAGCGGGCAACGGAGGACCATCCGGGTACTCGGGGAGATCGAAGATCCGAAGGAATTACAGAACTTCGTCGTCAAATCGGAAGACGGGGCCATTTACCTGAGAGATATAGCCGAAATCTCTTTTAAGGAAGAAGACAGGACCACCTTTGCAAGGGAATTCGGGGAGAACGTGGTGATGCTCGACGTAAAAAAACGGGCAGGAAAAAACCTTATCGACGCTACACAAGGTATTTACAGCATTGTGGATGACACCCAGGAAAACTACCTCCCAAAAGATGTACAACTGTCCATCACAAACGACCAGTCTACACAGACCCTTAACCAGGTGGACGACCTGGTCAACAACATCATCTTCGGTGTGATACTCGTAGTAGGCGTTCTGATGTTCTTCCTGGGCTTCAGGAACGCACTGTTTGTCGGTTTTGCCATCCCCATGTCCATGCTGATGTCTTTTATGATCGCACAAACCCTGGGCTTTACCATGAACACCATGGTGCTCTTTGCCCTGGTAATGGGACTGGGAATGCTGGTGGATAACGGGATTGTACTGGTGGAGAACGTCTATCGCCTTATGGAAGAAGAAGGTATGAACCGGATAGAAGCCGCAAAAAAAGGTATCGGTGAAATCGCCCTTCCCATTATCGTTTCTACGGCCACTACGGTTGCGGCCTTTATCCCGCTGGGCATGTGGCCCGGTGTAATGGGTGAATTCATGATCTACTTCCCCATGACATTGTCCATTGTCCTCGGTTCCTCGCTTTTTGTGGCCATATTCATGAACTCCATGCTGGTCTCCAACTTTATGGAGATCACAAACCGGATACTTTCGAGAAAACAGCTCATCCGCCTCTCCGTTATACTGGGAGGACTGGGAATATTACTGATCTTCATGAAAGGGGCCGCCAGAGGTGTAGGTACGTTGATGATCGTAACGGCAGCTATGTTCTGGATATACAAATATTTTATTAAAAAACTGGCCAACCGCTTCCAAAGGGTATTCCTCATCTGGCTGGAAGATAAATACAAATCATTTCTGACCTTTGCCCTCCGCGGGTGGCATCCTTATGCCTTTGTGGGAGGTACCATACTGTTACTGTTCTTCTCTTTTGTACTGGTGGGAATTGCGGGGCCCAAGGTAGAGTTTTTCCCGGATAACAAACCCAACCAGATCATTGTCTATATAGAATATCCCCAGGGAACGGATATTGACAAGACCAATGCCATCACCAAAGAGATAGAACAGGACGTTTACAGCGTTTTGAATGCGCCCCGGTTTATGGATGGTGACTACAATTACATGGTAGAATCTGCCGTATCACAGGTCGGTGAAGGCGCCGGAAACCCGGAAACCGACGGAGGCTCTTCTGCAGAAATGCCCCATAAGGGGAAGGTTACGGTGACCCTCAGGGAGTTCAAATACCGTCGGGGACAGGACAGTGAAGAGCTGCGGAAAGATGTCCAGGAAAAACTGGCCGGAAAATATCCTGGTGTCAGTATTTCCGTTGAAAAAGATGCCGTTGGCCCGCCTGCCGGATATCCCATTAACATAGAGATCAAGGGTGAAGATTATGCAGAACTCGTACACACTGCCGAGCGTATGCGCGACTTTATCAACGAAAAAAGCATCAGCGGTATCGAAGAACTGAAAATTGACGTCAACCGCAACAAACCGGTAATGGAAGTCACGGTTGACCGGGAAAAAGCAGGGGAACTCGGGGTTTCTGCCGGACAGGTAGGTACGCAATTGCGAAGGGCCCTGTTTGGTGAAAAGGCCGGTGTTTATAAAAAAGAAGGCGAAGATTACGATATCAATGTTCGCTTTAATGAAGAAAACAGGTACAACACCAGCGCCCTGTTCAATCAAAAAGTAACTTTCAGGGATGCGGCTACTGGGCAAGTGAAGGAGATCCCGATTGCCGCAGTGGTAACCCGAAGGAACACGGCCTCCTTCAGTGCTATCAAACACAGGAACCTAAAACGCCTTGTAACCGTTTATTCGGCAGTGCTCCCCGGTTACAATGCCAACGAGATTGTGAGCCAGTTAAAATCGGAATTGAAAAATTTTGAACTTCCCGACAGGAATACTTCTTATGCCTTTACCGGGGAAATGGAAGAACAGGAAGAGAACATGAAATTCCTTCTCGGGGCACTGGCTTCCGGTTTGGGACTGATCATGTTACTGCTCATATTCCAGTTCGGTTCCATATCCAAACCGAGCATTATTATGCTGGCCATTTTCCTGAGCTTTATCGGGGTATTGTTCGGGCTGGTTATCTTTAACATGACCTTTGTTATCATCATGACCATGATGGGGATTATTTCCCTGGCCGGTATTGTGGTGAACAACGGGGTGGTATTGCTGGATTACACCCAGCTGCTCATTGACCGGAAGAAACACGAACTGAATATGCCGGAAAGCAGTGTACTTTCAAAAGATCATTTGATAGAATCTGTAGTAAACGGCGGGAAAGCACGTCTGCGTCCGGTAATATTAACGGCTATTACCACTGTATTAGGGCTTATCCCCCTGGCCATAGGACTCAACATAGATTTCTTCTCCCTGTTCTCGAACTGGGACCCGAAAATCTACCTGGGTGGTGACAATGTGATCTTCTGGGGCCCCCTCGCATGGACGGTAATTTTCGGACTGACCTTTGCTACCTTCCTTACACTGATCATTGTTCCGGTAACCTTTTATCTGGTGAGCCGTTTCAAGACGTGGTTGCTGGGTAAAAGAAAAAAGAACGGAAACAACAACGATATCCCGGAAGATACCGAACCTTCCCCTTCAGCATAA
- a CDS encoding toxin-antitoxin system YwqK family antitoxin, translated as MKNITLIAALLFSGFLFAQEPDVKPVLEKEGDLVKATYFHDNGEIAQKGFYKNGKLHGEWKAYDIEGNKVASGKYDEGKKVGKWFFWTTENLNEVNFENSKIVSVTKWGNARPVVLNK; from the coding sequence ATGAAAAATATAACATTAATAGCAGCCTTATTGTTCAGCGGATTCCTGTTTGCCCAGGAACCGGATGTTAAACCCGTACTGGAAAAAGAGGGAGACCTGGTAAAAGCGACCTATTTCCACGATAACGGAGAAATTGCGCAAAAAGGGTTTTACAAAAATGGGAAACTGCATGGCGAATGGAAAGCATACGATATTGAAGGGAACAAAGTTGCTTCGGGGAAGTATGACGAAGGAAAAAAAGTAGGAAAATGGTTTTTCTGGACAACCGAGAACCTCAATGAAGTGAATTTTGAGAACAGTAAAATAGTGAGTGTTACCAAGTGGGGTAATGCCAGACCTGTTGTATTGAACAAATAA
- a CDS encoding RagB/SusD family nutrient uptake outer membrane protein produces the protein MKSIYKLFFLTAIMATCLMSCEVEEYPNLNSPDLDNLLEDPGLGDIQDLIGGMQSGMRANIGTYLDDCGVIGREYYRFATSDPRFTSDLLGKGSAVLDNNTFYTTNPWAARYRVVKSALVVLQAVETTTADITDAQKNGIRGFVNTIRAYELLLNLNLTYENGIRIDMSDPDNLGPVIGYDESLAGIQEILSTAATDLSSAGSAFPFQLSGGFDGFDSPSGFLMFNRAIAARIAAYQGDMQTVAGLLEDSFFDMNGSLDTGVYYVFSAEGNDVFNPMFFAQNSTASNARIAHPSFLEDAEAGDNRTAKVTEREESLTLDNLTGTHDFFVYISNVSPVPIIRNEELVLLYAEANYQSDPGEAVAAINVVRNAAGLPDYSGGTGQEALLDEILKQRRYSLYGEGHRWIDMRRYNRLDELPIDRAEDDVWQQFPIPLNENVE, from the coding sequence ATGAAATCCATATATAAACTATTTTTTCTGACCGCTATTATGGCAACTTGTCTTATGAGTTGCGAAGTGGAAGAATATCCGAACCTGAACAGCCCCGACCTGGACAACCTGCTGGAAGACCCCGGACTGGGCGATATCCAGGACCTCATAGGAGGGATGCAGTCCGGTATGCGTGCCAACATTGGTACTTACCTGGACGATTGCGGGGTCATTGGCAGGGAATATTACCGTTTTGCCACTTCCGACCCGCGTTTTACTTCCGATTTGCTCGGAAAAGGGTCGGCCGTACTGGACAATAATACCTTTTATACAACAAATCCCTGGGCTGCAAGATACAGGGTTGTTAAAAGTGCCCTGGTGGTACTGCAAGCTGTAGAGACAACAACTGCCGATATTACCGATGCGCAAAAAAACGGTATAAGAGGTTTTGTAAACACCATCCGTGCCTATGAACTTCTGCTTAACCTTAACCTTACTTATGAAAATGGTATCCGGATAGACATGAGTGATCCGGATAACCTGGGACCTGTAATAGGGTATGACGAAAGCCTGGCAGGCATTCAGGAAATATTGTCAACGGCCGCTACCGATCTGTCTTCGGCGGGAAGCGCTTTTCCTTTTCAGTTATCGGGTGGTTTTGACGGTTTTGATTCACCATCCGGTTTCTTAATGTTCAATAGGGCCATTGCTGCCAGAATTGCTGCCTACCAGGGAGATATGCAAACCGTGGCAGGTTTGCTGGAAGATTCCTTTTTTGATATGAACGGAAGTCTGGACACGGGTGTTTATTACGTGTTTTCAGCCGAAGGTAACGATGTCTTTAACCCGATGTTCTTTGCACAAAACTCTACCGCTTCCAATGCAAGGATCGCACACCCTTCTTTTCTGGAAGATGCGGAGGCCGGAGATAACAGGACCGCTAAAGTAACGGAAAGGGAAGAATCTTTGACGCTGGATAACCTTACGGGGACCCACGATTTCTTTGTGTATATCTCTAATGTATCTCCCGTTCCCATTATCAGGAATGAAGAACTGGTTTTATTATATGCCGAAGCCAATTACCAGTCAGATCCGGGAGAAGCCGTGGCGGCGATTAATGTGGTGAGGAACGCTGCTGGTTTGCCGGATTATTCGGGGGGAACGGGACAGGAAGCATTACTGGACGAAATTTTAAAACAACGCAGGTATTCGCTTTACGGAGAAGGACATCGCTGGATTGATATGAGAAGGTACAACAGGCTGGACGAACTGCCGATAGACCGGGCGGAAGATGATGTCTGGCAACAGTTTCCCATTCCGTTGAACGAGAATGTGGAATAG
- a CDS encoding SusC/RagA family TonB-linked outer membrane protein: MKPTLCKLFSLCLLCLAPVGAMAQGEINGTVKEAGSELPLPGVNVVVKGTTTGTVTDFDGNFQLSVDSFPVTLVFSSLGYTTVEEQVGGATTLNIVMEQDVTGLEEVVVTGLATSIKRSNAANAVSSISAEELVGVAQPQTLDGALAGKFTGALVSANSGAPGGGLSVKLRGITSIFGNSQPLYIVDGVYVDNSSISAGLNDVSGAAGQGSSSNQDNASNRIADLDPNDIKNVEILKGASAAAIYGSRAAAGVVIITTKRGRQGKTQFNLSQSFGFNSVINLLGLRDWNEERALDAFGEGADADYAEARDAGTLVDYEKEIFDNKGFISSTGFSASGGGEKTTFYAGMSHKNEKGIVKNTGYERVSLRLNLDHRVSDRIKLSLNSNYIYSSADRGFFNNDNTGSTIGVTLTSLPPWAKLQPDEEGNYPDNPYGGSNPLQTIALMTNNEKVNRFIVGGSANIDIYKETNSGLELILRGGLDSYNLNTRAIFPKELQFEKRSNSGVNGQSIQGSTQNKNINFSAFLVHNFNTDSNINFRTQAGITREMFDRNTYLISASDLIASETNVDQAASQQVTQFRLKQEDSGFFVQEEVNFQDKLIATVGVRGDKSSNNGDANKLYYYPKASLAANLHEFGFWDLGQVNQFKLRAAYGEAGNFPAFGSPFTSFNSTLIGGIGGSSVNGIILDGILGNPDIEPERQKELELGFDLGLLDNRIGLEFTWYNKKVDDLLVQTNREPSSGFTTEWRNAGNLKNTGIEITLNTRPFESEDFMWNSDVTFFKNKSEITELNVPAFNLGAFGASLGTFRIEEGQSATQIVGISPDGLVKFGDAEPDFQMTFNNNFRYKGLELSFLFHWKKGGDNINLTTLLSDLSKTTHDYDDFGLDPDGTLSNGEYRASQVGTSAEVFVEDASYLKLREAGLYYNFPGELVERWFDGYVAHIKLGFTGTNLLTFFDYNSYDPEVSNFGGNGLSTGVDVTPFPSSRRYMFNLSVDF; this comes from the coding sequence ATGAAACCAACATTATGTAAATTATTTTCCTTGTGCCTCCTATGCCTTGCCCCGGTAGGAGCCATGGCACAGGGAGAAATTAACGGAACCGTGAAGGAAGCCGGATCGGAGTTGCCTTTACCGGGGGTAAACGTGGTTGTTAAGGGCACAACTACCGGGACAGTTACTGATTTTGATGGAAACTTTCAGCTTAGTGTGGATAGTTTTCCTGTAACACTTGTTTTTTCGAGTTTGGGATATACCACAGTTGAAGAACAAGTCGGTGGAGCAACTACCCTGAACATCGTTATGGAACAAGATGTTACGGGACTGGAAGAAGTGGTGGTTACGGGATTGGCCACATCCATTAAAAGGAGTAATGCTGCCAATGCTGTGTCTTCCATTTCTGCCGAAGAGCTGGTGGGTGTTGCTCAGCCGCAAACACTGGACGGCGCCCTTGCCGGTAAATTTACGGGGGCCCTGGTGAGTGCCAACTCCGGAGCACCGGGGGGAGGATTATCTGTTAAATTGAGGGGGATAACCTCCATTTTCGGGAACTCCCAGCCGCTGTATATCGTTGATGGTGTTTATGTTGACAATTCATCCATCTCTGCAGGATTGAATGATGTATCCGGTGCTGCCGGTCAGGGCTCTTCTTCCAACCAGGACAATGCCTCCAACCGTATTGCCGACCTGGACCCTAACGACATCAAGAACGTAGAAATATTAAAAGGGGCCTCCGCAGCAGCCATTTACGGATCGCGGGCAGCTGCCGGGGTGGTTATCATTACCACCAAGAGGGGACGTCAGGGAAAGACGCAGTTTAATTTATCACAATCCTTCGGGTTCAACAGTGTGATCAATTTGCTCGGGCTGAGGGACTGGAACGAGGAGCGCGCCCTTGACGCCTTCGGGGAAGGTGCGGATGCCGATTATGCCGAAGCCCGTGACGCCGGAACCCTGGTGGATTATGAAAAAGAGATATTTGATAACAAGGGCTTTATCAGCAGCACCGGTTTCAGTGCCAGCGGCGGGGGAGAGAAAACAACTTTCTACGCGGGGATGAGTCACAAAAACGAAAAGGGCATTGTAAAAAACACGGGTTACGAAAGAGTGTCCCTGCGACTTAACCTGGATCACAGGGTATCTGACAGGATAAAATTAAGCCTGAATTCCAATTACATATACTCCTCGGCCGACCGCGGTTTTTTTAACAATGACAATACCGGGTCGACTATCGGGGTTACGCTTACTTCCCTGCCGCCCTGGGCAAAACTGCAACCGGACGAAGAAGGGAACTATCCGGATAACCCCTACGGAGGCTCTAACCCTTTGCAGACCATTGCCCTGATGACCAATAATGAAAAGGTAAACCGCTTTATTGTGGGCGGGTCGGCTAACATCGATATTTACAAGGAGACCAATTCCGGTCTGGAATTGATACTCCGCGGAGGCCTTGACAGCTATAACCTGAATACCCGGGCCATTTTCCCCAAGGAACTACAGTTTGAAAAAAGATCTAACAGCGGGGTGAACGGACAGTCCATACAGGGATCGACACAAAATAAGAATATCAACTTTTCTGCCTTCCTGGTGCACAATTTTAATACGGACAGCAACATTAATTTCCGGACCCAGGCCGGTATTACCCGGGAGATGTTTGACAGGAATACTTATCTGATCTCCGCATCTGATCTCATCGCTTCCGAAACCAATGTAGATCAGGCTGCTTCACAACAGGTGACCCAGTTTCGGTTGAAACAGGAAGACTCCGGTTTTTTTGTACAGGAAGAGGTGAATTTTCAGGATAAACTGATCGCCACTGTCGGGGTAAGAGGGGATAAATCGTCCAACAACGGGGATGCCAATAAGTTGTATTATTATCCCAAGGCCTCCCTGGCCGCCAACCTGCACGAATTTGGTTTTTGGGATCTCGGGCAGGTCAACCAGTTTAAGTTACGGGCGGCCTACGGGGAAGCGGGTAATTTCCCGGCTTTCGGCTCTCCCTTTACCTCCTTTAACAGTACGTTGATAGGGGGAATTGGCGGCTCCAGTGTTAACGGGATTATCCTGGACGGCATTTTGGGGAACCCGGACATTGAACCCGAAAGACAAAAGGAGCTTGAACTTGGATTTGACCTGGGTTTACTGGATAACCGGATCGGTCTTGAGTTTACCTGGTACAATAAAAAGGTTGACGACTTGCTGGTTCAGACCAACAGGGAGCCTTCTTCCGGTTTTACAACAGAGTGGAGAAATGCCGGGAACCTGAAAAACACCGGGATAGAGATCACGTTAAATACAAGGCCCTTTGAAAGCGAGGACTTTATGTGGAACAGTGATGTTACCTTCTTTAAGAACAAATCGGAGATTACGGAACTTAACGTGCCGGCCTTTAACCTCGGGGCTTTCGGGGCTTCTCTGGGAACTTTCCGTATCGAGGAAGGACAGAGTGCTACCCAGATTGTCGGCATTAGCCCCGACGGACTGGTTAAATTCGGGGATGCCGAACCGGACTTCCAGATGACTTTTAATAACAACTTCAGGTATAAAGGCCTTGAACTGTCATTTTTGTTTCACTGGAAAAAGGGCGGGGATAATATCAACCTTACCACCCTGCTCAGCGACCTGAGCAAAACAACACACGACTACGACGATTTTGGTCTCGATCCCGACGGAACCTTGTCAAACGGGGAATATCGTGCCAGCCAGGTAGGGACCTCGGCAGAAGTTTTTGTGGAAGACGCTTCGTACCTGAAACTGCGGGAAGCGGGACTCTATTACAATTTCCCCGGCGAACTTGTGGAACGCTGGTTTGACGGGTATGTAGCTCATATCAAGCTGGGCTTTACAGGAACCAACCTGTTAACGTTCTTCGATTATAACAGCTACGATCCCGAAGTGTCCAACTTTGGAGGTAACGGCTTGTCTACGGGGGTGGATGTGACCCCTTTCCCGTCCTCCAGGCGCTATATGTTTAACCTCTCTGTTGACTTTTAA
- the aspS gene encoding aspartate--tRNA ligase, with the protein MYRSHTCGELRSSHINNEVTLAGWVQKVRDKGFMIWIDIRDRYGITQLIFDEDRTPKDVFEKAKTLGREFVVQVSGTVIERESKNKNIPTGTIEILVKGLEILNTATLPPFTIEDNTDGGEDIRMKYRYLDIRRNPVKNKLIFRHQVAMQVRNYLSQQGFIEVETPYLIKSTPEGARDFVVPSRMNEGQFYALPQSPQTFKQLLMVGGMDRYFQIVKCFRDEDLRADRQPEFTQIDCEMTFVNQEDILTVFENMTKHLLREIKGVETDSFPRMSYAEAMQKYGNDKPDIRFGMEFAELNELAKGKGFNVFDAQELIAGIAVPGAAAYTRKQIDALIDWVKRPQVGANGLVWAKYNTDGSLKSSVDKFYSQEDLSQWAEATGAQPGDLILVMAGPTDKTRTQLSALRMEMAERLGLRKPDEFAPLWVVDFPLLEWDEETERYHAMHHPFTSPKPEDIALLDTDPGKVRANAYDLVLNGNEIGGGSVRIHNAQLQSKMFELLGFTKEEAEAQFGFLMNAFRYGAPPHAGIAFGFDRLVAILGGQEIIRDFIAFPKNNAGRDVMINAPSPIAGEQLEELNLQLRLPDPANGA; encoded by the coding sequence ATGTACAGAAGTCACACTTGCGGAGAACTGAGAAGTTCTCATATAAACAATGAAGTTACCCTCGCCGGCTGGGTACAAAAGGTACGCGACAAAGGTTTTATGATATGGATCGATATCCGCGACCGTTACGGTATCACCCAGCTTATTTTTGACGAAGACCGAACTCCCAAAGACGTTTTCGAAAAGGCAAAGACCCTGGGCAGGGAATTCGTTGTACAGGTAAGTGGTACGGTTATCGAAAGGGAATCCAAAAACAAGAACATTCCCACAGGAACTATCGAGATACTGGTGAAAGGCCTGGAGATCCTGAACACGGCTACCCTTCCCCCTTTTACCATAGAGGACAATACGGACGGCGGTGAGGACATCCGCATGAAATACCGCTACCTGGACATCCGCAGAAACCCGGTGAAGAACAAACTCATCTTCCGTCACCAGGTGGCCATGCAGGTGCGTAACTATCTTTCGCAACAAGGTTTTATTGAAGTGGAGACGCCTTACCTCATCAAGTCCACACCCGAAGGGGCACGCGATTTTGTGGTGCCTTCCCGTATGAATGAAGGGCAGTTCTACGCCCTTCCGCAATCGCCGCAGACCTTTAAGCAGTTGCTTATGGTTGGCGGAATGGACAGGTATTTCCAGATTGTAAAATGTTTCCGGGATGAAGATCTGAGGGCCGACAGGCAACCGGAATTTACCCAGATAGACTGCGAAATGACCTTTGTGAACCAGGAGGACATCCTTACGGTCTTCGAAAACATGACCAAACACCTTTTAAGGGAAATCAAAGGGGTGGAAACCGATAGCTTTCCGAGAATGTCCTATGCGGAAGCCATGCAAAAATACGGGAATGACAAACCGGACATCCGGTTCGGGATGGAGTTTGCCGAACTTAACGAACTGGCCAAGGGAAAAGGATTTAATGTCTTTGACGCCCAGGAACTGATAGCAGGTATTGCGGTACCGGGAGCGGCAGCATACACCCGGAAACAGATCGACGCCCTCATCGACTGGGTAAAACGCCCGCAGGTCGGGGCCAACGGGCTGGTTTGGGCCAAATACAATACAGACGGATCGCTCAAATCTTCGGTAGACAAGTTCTACTCGCAGGAAGACCTCTCACAATGGGCAGAAGCCACCGGGGCACAGCCCGGCGACCTTATCCTGGTCATGGCGGGGCCTACGGATAAAACAAGAACACAACTGAGTGCCCTCCGCATGGAAATGGCAGAACGCCTCGGATTGCGGAAACCTGACGAATTTGCACCGCTTTGGGTGGTGGACTTCCCTTTGCTGGAATGGGACGAGGAAACCGAACGTTACCATGCCATGCACCATCCGTTCACTTCCCCGAAACCGGAAGACATTGCCCTGCTGGACACCGACCCCGGTAAAGTAAGGGCCAATGCCTATGACCTGGTACTCAACGGCAACGAAATAGGCGGAGGTTCTGTCCGTATCCACAACGCACAGTTGCAAAGTAAGATGTTTGAACTGCTCGGTTTCACCAAAGAAGAGGCCGAAGCCCAGTTCGGGTTCCTTATGAATGCCTTCCGGTACGGCGCACCGCCCCATGCGGGTATCGCTTTCGGGTTTGACCGTCTGGTGGCCATTCTCGGCGGGCAGGAGATCATTCGCGACTTTATCGCTTTCCCGAAGAACAATGCCGGAAGGGACGTTATGATCAACGCACCTTCCCCTATAGCCGGGGAACAACTGGAGGAATTAAACCTGCAGCTGCGCCTCCCCGATCCTGCAAACGGGGCCTAA